One genomic region from bacterium encodes:
- a CDS encoding TIGR00730 family Rossman fold protein codes for MHEPYARFKRYGIRDTIVFYGSARILDPKDAKIKLQALQKEAKNQSTPSASLRRKLQWAQSDLDMSVYYRDAMKLAEMMTRWSSKLDGGKRFIVCSGGGPGIMEAANRGAKKAGGPTIGLNISLPFEQIPNPYISPELNFEFHYFFMRKFWFAYLAKALVVFPGGYGTLDELFELLTLVQTKKIEKPLAILIYGKTYWDEIVDFEAMAKHHMISPEDLKLFAYADKPEEAFEYLKEKLERYYLK; via the coding sequence ATGCATGAACCGTATGCGCGCTTCAAGAGGTATGGGATCCGTGATACGATCGTATTTTACGGTTCGGCTCGTATCCTAGATCCAAAAGATGCCAAAATCAAATTACAAGCCCTACAAAAAGAAGCGAAAAATCAATCAACACCGTCGGCATCTCTTCGTCGTAAACTTCAATGGGCCCAATCGGATTTAGATATGTCCGTGTATTACCGCGACGCTATGAAGCTTGCTGAAATGATGACACGATGGTCATCCAAACTGGACGGTGGTAAACGTTTTATCGTATGCAGTGGCGGCGGCCCTGGTATAATGGAAGCAGCGAATCGAGGAGCAAAAAAGGCCGGTGGCCCAACCATCGGACTTAATATCAGTTTACCTTTTGAGCAAATTCCCAATCCCTATATTTCGCCCGAATTAAATTTTGAATTTCATTATTTTTTTATGAGAAAGTTTTGGTTTGCCTACCTTGCTAAAGCACTTGTCGTTTTTCCGGGCGGTTATGGTACGCTAGACGAATTGTTCGAATTACTGACTTTAGTCCAAACCAAAAAGATAGAAAAACCGTTAGCGATACTTATTTACGGTAAAACGTATTGGGATGAGATTGTTGATTTTGAAGCGATGGCCAAGCATCACATGATTAGTCCGGAGGACTTGAAGCTTTTTGCGTATGCCGACAAGCCTGAAGAGGCCTTTGAATACCTGAAAGAAAAATTGGAACGTTATTATTTAAAATAA
- a CDS encoding ABC transporter ATP-binding protein — MFKRLKPYLWKYRVYWISGFVLVILKNLFQSTGPQLVREAIDTLAPGTDPSTFPLYNQIIHSVELQLGVAIVVAYIAAYLFVELLHGIFLYLMRQTLIVMSRKIEYDLRSDFFSHLQKLHVQFFQYAKTGDLMSRLTNDLANVREVLGPGIMYTANTIVAFIYVVPMMIHISPMLTLLAFLPLFLLSFAVGRLSGVIMTRSQKVQEKLSDISSAAQENFSGIRVVKSFVQEATEIKKFENLSHEYIQLNMSMVRIRGIMMSSVILTIGLSVAVLLWYGGSLVIDGVMTIGEFTAFNFYLAMLIWPMVAVGWVINIFQRGSASMKRMNAIFDEQPAISDKNSQNNGHSDIAGKIEFRNLNFSYRDIPVLKNISICIQPGMTLGIVGATGSGKSTLVNLIPRLYAIPDGMLFIDDRDINTIPVSVLRQHIGMVTQDNFLFSDTIYQNIVFGVDNPPTDQVIWAVDTAQLRGNIEDFPEKYETIIGERGITLSGGQKQRLAIARAVIRQPKILILDDALSSVDTHTEDEILKRLKVLMEDRTTLLVSHRIQTVKHADSIIVLKDGAIIETGTHEELVEQKGTYAVMYERQLLEAEVANI; from the coding sequence ATGTTTAAGCGCCTGAAGCCGTACCTTTGGAAATACCGCGTTTATTGGATTAGCGGATTTGTGCTGGTTATTTTAAAAAATTTATTTCAGTCAACGGGCCCTCAGTTGGTGCGTGAAGCTATTGACACATTGGCGCCCGGCACGGATCCTTCAACATTTCCTTTATACAATCAAATCATCCATTCCGTCGAGTTACAACTTGGTGTGGCCATCGTTGTGGCATACATTGCGGCGTACCTTTTTGTCGAATTGTTACACGGCATTTTTCTTTATCTGATGCGACAAACGCTCATCGTCATGTCACGAAAGATCGAGTATGACCTGCGTAGTGATTTTTTTTCGCATTTGCAAAAATTACACGTTCAGTTTTTTCAGTATGCCAAAACGGGTGACCTGATGAGCCGCCTGACCAACGATCTCGCCAATGTACGCGAAGTGCTTGGACCCGGCATTATGTACACCGCCAATACGATTGTAGCGTTTATTTACGTCGTACCGATGATGATACATATCAGTCCGATGCTTACGTTACTGGCTTTCCTGCCCTTATTCTTACTTTCGTTTGCGGTTGGTCGATTATCCGGAGTGATCATGACGCGCTCGCAAAAAGTTCAGGAAAAACTTTCCGATATCAGCTCGGCGGCGCAGGAAAATTTTTCAGGTATCCGTGTAGTAAAATCATTTGTCCAAGAAGCCACGGAGATTAAGAAGTTTGAAAATCTCAGTCATGAGTATATTCAGCTCAATATGTCCATGGTTCGAATTCGCGGGATCATGATGTCCAGCGTGATTTTGACCATCGGGCTGAGTGTTGCTGTTTTGCTGTGGTACGGCGGAAGTTTAGTGATAGACGGTGTAATGACCATTGGAGAGTTTACGGCTTTCAATTTTTATCTGGCGATGCTGATCTGGCCGATGGTAGCCGTCGGATGGGTGATTAATATTTTTCAACGCGGGTCGGCTTCCATGAAACGAATGAATGCCATATTTGATGAACAGCCCGCAATCAGTGATAAAAACAGTCAAAATAACGGGCACTCTGACATTGCGGGTAAGATAGAATTTCGTAATCTTAATTTTTCATATCGCGATATACCTGTTTTGAAAAATATTTCAATTTGCATCCAACCCGGAATGACCTTGGGCATCGTCGGCGCGACAGGTTCCGGGAAGAGCACGTTGGTCAATCTGATTCCGCGTTTGTATGCTATTCCGGACGGAATGCTATTCATTGACGATCGTGATATCAATACGATTCCGGTATCTGTTTTGCGTCAACATATCGGCATGGTTACACAAGATAATTTTCTGTTTTCCGATACAATTTATCAAAACATAGTTTTTGGCGTTGATAATCCGCCGACGGATCAAGTCATTTGGGCCGTTGATACGGCTCAGTTACGAGGCAATATTGAGGATTTTCCGGAAAAGTATGAAACGATTATAGGAGAACGCGGTATCACTTTATCGGGAGGACAAAAACAGCGCTTGGCCATCGCGCGCGCCGTGATTCGCCAGCCTAAAATACTCATACTGGATGATGCTCTTTCGAGCGTGGATACCCACACGGAGGACGAAATACTGAAGCGCCTGAAAGTCTTAATGGAAGATCGTACAACATTACTTGTCAGTCATCGCATTCAAACGGTAAAGCATGCGGACAGTATCATTGTATTGAAAGACGGTGCAATTATTGAAACAGGTACGCACGAAGAATTAGTCGAACAAAAAGGTACCTATGCCGTGATGTATGAACGCCAACTTCTGGAAGCGGAAGTAGCCAATATCTGA
- the nadD gene encoding nicotinate (nicotinamide) nucleotide adenylyltransferase yields MEKIGLFGGTFNPIHAGHLIIAEIIRDHLGLSKVVFIPSARPPHKASENVISFHHRKTMVDLAIEQNEYFQCSDIEEKLSGLSYTVHTLEFLRKENPKNEYFLMIGSDSLLDLPNWKTPERLTELAKIVVYPRMGFDFDKGELRFTKEAICIDKPVIEIASSWVRERLLRNQSVRYIVPNAVLSYIKKNNLYTKE; encoded by the coding sequence TTGGAAAAGATCGGTTTATTTGGGGGAACATTTAACCCCATCCACGCAGGTCATCTGATCATCGCTGAGATTATTCGCGATCATCTCGGTTTGTCCAAAGTGGTATTTATTCCCTCAGCCCGGCCACCGCATAAAGCTTCTGAAAACGTAATCTCATTTCATCATCGCAAAACGATGGTGGATTTAGCCATTGAACAAAATGAGTATTTCCAATGCTCTGACATTGAAGAAAAACTATCCGGTCTCTCGTATACGGTTCATACGTTGGAGTTTTTACGAAAAGAGAATCCTAAAAACGAATATTTTCTGATGATCGGATCGGATTCGTTACTTGATCTACCTAATTGGAAAACACCGGAGAGGTTGACTGAACTTGCTAAAATCGTCGTATATCCGCGTATGGGTTTTGACTTCGATAAAGGCGAATTGCGATTCACAAAAGAAGCGATATGTATTGATAAACCTGTGATTGAGATTGCTTCTTCATGGGTGCGTGAACGACTTTTACGAAATCAATCGGTTCGCTATATCGTACCGAATGCAGTATTATCGTATATCAAAAAAAACAATCTTTATACCAAAGAATAA
- the bamD gene encoding outer membrane protein assembly factor BamD: MLRKIFVLAMACSFLLSTGCSKKDVTQYMTSREHFEYAMKFFNKKNWTSAQEQFSLITYKYSGSDIADDAQFYLAESYYRQKDWVSASSEFERMVSSYPKSEFIEKSMYQLALCYIELSPGFALDQKFTYQAQNAIQNFIDLFPRSELRTEMDKHYKSVKDKLARKHFESAQIYRKISEFEAAIVYYDQVITDYYDSPYAMQAKYWKGYCNYKIEEFQKAQILLKKFIDEYPLEKEWVTDALETLEDIKKDELKAQAKAAKEAKLVKPEESTSVKSAN, from the coding sequence ATGTTGAGAAAGATATTTGTTTTAGCGATGGCTTGTTCGTTTTTACTGTCTACCGGATGCAGCAAAAAAGATGTTACACAGTACATGACATCGCGGGAACATTTTGAATACGCGATGAAGTTTTTTAATAAAAAAAATTGGACTTCGGCACAGGAACAGTTTTCGTTGATAACCTATAAATACAGCGGTTCGGACATCGCCGACGATGCGCAGTTTTATTTGGCTGAAAGCTATTATCGTCAAAAAGATTGGGTTTCGGCATCGTCAGAATTTGAACGTATGGTATCAAGTTATCCCAAAAGCGAATTTATTGAAAAAAGTATGTATCAGTTAGCGTTGTGCTATATCGAACTCTCGCCGGGATTTGCCTTGGATCAGAAGTTTACCTATCAGGCGCAAAATGCTATTCAGAATTTTATTGATTTGTTCCCGCGCAGCGAACTGCGTACTGAGATGGATAAACATTATAAATCGGTAAAAGACAAATTGGCGCGTAAACATTTTGAAAGCGCACAGATTTACCGTAAAATCAGTGAGTTTGAAGCCGCCATCGTTTACTATGATCAGGTTATTACCGATTATTATGACTCGCCGTATGCTATGCAAGCCAAGTATTGGAAAGGATACTGCAACTATAAAATCGAGGAATTTCAAAAAGCTCAGATATTATTAAAAAAATTCATTGATGAATACCCGTTAGAAAAAGAGTGGGTAACGGATGCCCTCGAAACACTGGAAGATATAAAGAAGGATGAACTCAAGGCCCAAGCCAAAGCGGCCAAAGAGGCTAAATTAGTGAAGCCTGAAGAGTCCACTTCTGTCAAATCGGCAAATTAA
- a CDS encoding class II glutamine amidotransferase: MCRLMGYAGPNPVSLQNVILDAPNGILRQSVCDRDSCKPNDDGWGFGFEENGQFHVIKEASAPRNDKLFLETAHRPFKRVMLHIRRASVGGASKVNTHPWIYHQDIIFAHNGSVYGIENVMDSALAKIDPALSGHITGNTDSEYAMHLFLTYLRKYNPAQTLDIHFVRTALQHTIADLREISRRADASRKPQLNFMMLTRDYLIATKVMHSLGYYTSYQGGTLVTSEALDNNDGWTPMKEETMIVVSRNGDYALYDI; this comes from the coding sequence ATGTGCAGACTCATGGGGTATGCCGGGCCGAATCCGGTATCATTACAAAACGTAATTCTTGATGCGCCTAACGGAATTCTCCGGCAAAGCGTATGCGATCGTGACAGTTGTAAACCCAACGACGACGGATGGGGATTTGGTTTCGAAGAAAATGGACAATTCCACGTTATAAAGGAAGCTTCGGCGCCCCGTAACGATAAACTTTTTTTGGAAACAGCCCATCGGCCGTTCAAACGTGTCATGTTGCATATACGCCGGGCATCGGTAGGCGGTGCATCCAAGGTCAATACACATCCCTGGATATATCATCAGGACATTATTTTTGCTCACAACGGATCGGTTTACGGAATTGAAAACGTTATGGATTCGGCATTAGCCAAAATTGATCCCGCGCTTAGCGGACATATTACGGGAAATACGGATTCCGAATATGCCATGCATCTTTTTCTGACGTATCTTCGTAAATATAATCCAGCGCAAACGCTGGACATCCATTTCGTACGTACGGCATTGCAGCATACCATAGCCGATCTTAGAGAAATCAGTCGCCGTGCGGACGCATCGCGAAAACCGCAATTAAATTTTATGATGCTTACGCGGGACTACCTGATCGCTACTAAAGTAATGCATAGTTTGGGTTATTATACTTCATATCAAGGCGGCACACTGGTCACTTCGGAGGCCTTAGACAACAATGACGGATGGACGCCAATGAAAGAAGAAACTATGATCGTTGTTTCGCGCAACGGTGACTATGCGTTATATGATATTTGA